TACGGGACCAGCCGCGGATCGACGGCGAAGCGGCTCATGACCTCCAGGGCCGCCGCCGCGTTCTCCTCGCGCACGGCTACGCGTCCGGCGTGCCGGGTCTCGACGGCCCGCCGTCCGTGCACGTCGGCGAGGTCGAGCGGCCGCCCGTCCTGCCCGCCGGGCGCCTCGGTCCGCAGCGGCCGCGACGGCTCGTACCAGACCTTCTGTGCAGGTACGTCGACCAGTTCGCGCTCCGGCCAGCGCAGCGCGGTCAGCTTGCCGCCGAACACGGCGCCGGTGTCGAGGCAGATGGTGTTGTTGAGCCAGGTGGCCTGCGGGACCGGTGTGTGGCCGTAGACGACGGCCGCGCTGCCCCGGTAGTCCTCGGCCCACGGGTAGCGCACCGGCAGGCCGAACTCGTCGGTCTCGCCGGTCGTGTCCCCGTACAGCGCGTGCGAGCGCACCCGCCCGGACGTGCGGCCGTGGTACTTCTCGGGCAGGCCCGCGTGGCACACCACGAGCCTGCCCCCGTCGAGGACGTAGTGGCTGACGAGGCCGTCGACGAACTCCGCGACCTCCTGCGTGAACTCCTCGCTCTCGCCTGCGAACTGCTCGACGGTCTCGGCGAGGCCGTGCGTGTGCTGGACCTTTCTGCCCTTGAGGTACCGGCCGAACTTGTTCTCGTGGTTCCCGGGCACACACAGCGCGTGGCCCGACTTGACCATCGACATGACGCGGCGCAGGACGCCCGGGGAGTCGGGCCCCCGGTCGACGAGGTCGCCGACGAACACCGCCGTACGGCCTTCGGGGTGCACACCGTCCGCGTATCCGAGCCTGGTGAGCAGCGTCTCCAGTTCAAAGGCGCAGCCGTGGATGTCGCCGATGATGTCGAAGGGGCCCGTGAGGTGCGTGAGGTCGTTGTAGCGCTTCTCGCGTACGACCTCGGCGCTGTCGGCCTCCTCGACGCCGCGCAGGATGTGCACCTTGCGGAAGCCCTCGCGCTCCAAGTGGCGCAGGGAACGCCGCAGTTCACGGGTGTGCCGGGAGATGACGCGGCGGTGCATGCCGGCGCGGTCGGCGCGCTCCGCGTTGCGCGCGGCGCAGACCTCCTCGGGGATGTCGAGGACGATGGCGATGGGCAGCACGTCGTACTGCCGCGCCAGGTCGACGAGCTGCTTGCGGCTCTCCTGCTGCACGTTGGTCGCGTCGACGACGGTGAGCCGCCCGGCCGCGAGGCGCTTGCCCGCGATGTAGTGGAGCACGTCGAAGGCGTCGCGGCTGGCGCTCTGGTCGTTCTCGTCGTCGGCGACGAGCCCCCGGCAGAAGTCGCTGGAGATGATCTCGGTGGGCTTGAAGTGCCGCCGCGCGAACGTCGACTTGCCGGACCCCGAGGCGCCGACGAGGACGACGAGGGACAGGTCGGTGACGGGGAGCGTACGAACGTGGGAACCAGGGGTGGTGGTCATGCGGCCTTCGCCTCCTTCGGACTCGGGTCGGCCGGGGTCCGGTCAGTCGGGGTCTGGTCAGTCGGGGTCCGGTCGGTCGAGGACTGATCGGTCAGAGTGAAGACGGCCATCTGTGTGGGCGGGCCGACCTCCGGGTCGTCGGGTCCTACGGGCTCGAACTCCACGTCGTAGCCGTGCCGTTCGGCCACCGCGCGCGCCCAGGTGCGGAACTCCTCGCGGGTCCACTCGAAGCGGTGGTCGCCGTGCCGGACGTGCCCGGCGGGCAGGGTCTCCCAACGGACGTTGTACTCGACGTTCGGCGTCGTCACGAGGACGGTCCTCGGCCGAGCGGAGCCGAACACCGCGTACTCCAGTGCGGGCAGCCGCGGCAGGTCGAGGTGCTCGATCACCTCGCTGAGGACCGCCGCGTCATAGCCCTTGAGCCGCTTGTCGGTGTACGCGAGCGAGCCCTGGAGCAGCGTGACGCGGGCGGCCTGGCGCTCGCCCATCCGGTCGATCTTGAGGCGCCGGGCGGCGATCGTCAGGGCCCGGATCGACACATCGACACCGACGACCTCGGTGAACCGGGTGTCCTTGAGCAGCTCGTGCACCAACTGGCCCTGTCCGCAGCCCAGGTCGAGCACCCGCGCGGCCCCCGCCGCCCTGAGCACGGCGGTGATGGCGTCGCGCCGCTGGACAGCCAGCGGTACGGGCTGCTCCTCGGTGTCCGTCGCCTCGTCGACCGCGTTGTCGATGGCCTCGACGTCGGTGTCGTCCGCGTTGGCGAGCCGTACCAGTTCCAGGCGCTCCATGGCGCTGCGGGTGAGTGCCCAGCGTCGCGAGAGGTAGCGGCTGGTGATCAGCTTCTGCTCGGGGTGCGTGGGCAGCCAGCCCTCACCCGCCCGAAGCAGCTTGTCGACCTCGTCGGCCGAGACCCAGTAGTGCTTGGCGTCGTCGAGCACGGGCAGCAGCACATACAGGTGCCGCAGCGCCTCGGCGAGCCGCAGCTCGCCCTCCAGGACGAGACGCACGTAGCGCGAGTCGCCCCACTCGGGGAACTGCTCGTCGAGCGCCACCGGGTCGGCCGTCACCGTGGTCCAGCCGAGCGGCTCGAAGAGTCGGCGCACCAGCGTGGCCCCGCCGCGCGCGGGCACCGCGGGCACCTCGATGCGCAGCGGCATCGGCTGCTCGGCCCGCTCGGGCATGGCCTTGCACTGCCCGCGCAGGGCGCTGGAGAACACATTGCCGATCGCCACGGCGAGCAGGGACGACGCGGCGTACGGCCGGTCGTTCACATACTGCGCGAGCGCCGCGTCCGGGGCGCCGCCACGGCCCTTGCCCTTGCCGCGGCGCACGAGCGCGACCGGATCCACCTCAAGGAGCAGCGCCGCGGTGCAGCGCTCCGGGGACGCCTCCGGGTAGAGGACGTGCGCGGTTCCGTGCGAGGTGGAGAACGCCTGCGCGTTGTCGGGATGCTTGTGCAGCAGAAACCCGAGGTCGGTCGCGGGGCGTTCAGGGGTGCCGGTCGTACTGATCGTCAGGAACACGCGTCCGAGTATGGTCCGCCAGTACCGCCTCCGACCACGCATTTCCCTCCGGGGACGCTGCGGTTCTAAAAGGTCACCAGAAGTGACCGGTGCATGATGGATGAATGGATCTTCGAGTCTTCACCGAACCGCAACAAGGCGCGACCTACGAGACGCTTCTCCGCGTCGCGAAGGCCGCTGAAGACCTCAATTACGGAGCGTTTTTCCGGTCTGACCATTACTTGCACATGGGCTCCGCCGACGGGCTCCCCGGCCCCACCGATGCCTGGATCACGCTGGCCGGGCTCGCCCGCGAGACCAGGCGGATCCGCCTGGGCACACTGATGACCGCCGGCACCTTCCGCCTCCCCGGCGTCCTCGCGATCCAGGTCGCGCAGGTCGACCAGATGTCGGGTGGGCGCGTGGAGTTGGGCCTCGGCTCCGGCTGGTACGGGGCGGAGCACGAGGCTTACGGCATCCCCTTCCCGAAGGAGAAGTTCGGCCGCCTCGAGGAGCAACTCGCCATCGTCACGGGCCTGTGGAGCACGCCCGTCGGCGAGCGCTTCAACTTCAACGGCACCTACTACCAGCTGACGGACTCCCCCGCGCTGCCGAAGCCGACGCAGAGCAAGGTGCCCGTCCTGATCGGCGGGCACGGCGCCAAGCGGACCCCGGCGCTCGCCGGGCAGTATGCCGACGAGTTCAACATCCCCTTCGCGTCGCTCACCGACACGGAACAGCAGTTCAAGCGGGTCCGTGCGGCGGTGGAGCAGCACGGCCGCAGCGCCGACAGCCTCGTCTACTCCAACGCCCTGGTGGCGTGCGTCGGCAAGACCGACGCCGACGTCAGGCGCCGCGCCGCCACGATCGGCCGTGAAGTGGACGAGCTGAAAGCGAACGGACTCGCCGGGTCGCCGGCCGAGGTCGTCGAGCGGATCGCCGCGTACCAGGCCGTCGGCTCGCAGCGGATGTATCTCCAGATGCTCGACCTGGACGACCTGGACCACTTGGAACTGATCGCCACCGAAGTGATGCCCCAGCTGTCCTAGGCCACGCGTCAACTCCGCTGGTCCCGGTGCTCCGGCCCCGCCCCTGTCGGGTGAACATCCGTCAACCGGGCACGTGGCCGGGGCCCCGGCCAGTGACCCGTTCACGCGAGTGATCGTTGGCTCGGGCGGAGCCGGACCGCCCGGCACCCGCACCGGCGGCGGCTGCCTCCGCCGGGCGACGCGTGCGTCAACTGGCCTTCCCCCGTGGGGAGGGCAAGGGCCGAGGAGGCCGCCATGTCCCAGGAAGCCATGTCCGAGCAGGTCGTCCACGAACCGGCCGGGCCGGATCAGGAGGGCGCGCCCAAGGGTCTGCTCCAGCAGATGGAAGAGCTGATGGCCGCGCTCAACGCGGATCTGTCGCAGCTCGACGCCGACCTTCAGCAGTCCACCGGACCCGGCGCCCCGTCCGCCGACGAGGGCCACCGCCTCTGACCCCGCCGGGGGCGCGTCGCACCGATGCCGGTGCGCCCCCGAAGCCCGCCGCCGCGCCAACTGGCGCGCCCTCTACGCCGCCGAGTCAGGTTCCGACTCCGACATGGTGTCGCGGCGCAGCCCGAGCCGGCGGATTATCTCGAGGACCCTGTCCCGTGATTCGTCGGCGGCGTCGATGGCGTCCATGCAGTGCCAGTAGTCCCCCTCCTCCTCCGCCTCGCTGGCTATGCCCACCAGGGCGATCCCCACTTCCCCGAGCAGCGCGGCCAACCCGATCAGTGCCTTGTGCGCCTCCGGCAGCTCCGTGAGCTGCGCCGCCCGTATGCCGCCCGCCCCGATGACCGGGAGCGCCGAGCCCGAGCAGCCTCTGCCGCCCGCCTCACTCAGTCCGCGCGCCTCACCCCTCAGCTCCGGCGGGCCCTCTCTCGCCAGCCTGTTCCCCATGGCCTGTGCGAGGGCCTGGGCCTGCCATGCCTCCCGCGTGATGGCCGGCGCGTCCTGGCTCTCCGCCAGGGCCCGTCGGCTCGCCCTGATGAGTCGCACCGCGTCCATGCGCCGCCCCCGTCCCGAACTCCCTTGTCCACTACCCAGAGTGAGGGTCGGAGAGGCGAAAAGCCAGAGGACGACCGAAATCTGTGGACACGGAATCCAATGTTGATAATTCTGTGACTCCATAGAGTGACAAGACCGGTCGCGCGGCCCTTCCAGCCGGTCTCAGCCGCCCGTCTCAGCCGCCGACCTCAGCCCTCCCCCGGCACCGGAAACCGTTCCTCGTTGCGGTCGATCTTCGCCGACAGGGCCGCCAGCGCGTCGATCCCGAGCACCTCGCACAACTGCAGCAGATACGCGAGGACGTCGGCGACCTCGTCGCGCACCCGGTGCGCCGTGTCCGGGTCCGCCATCACGCCGGCCGACTCCTCCGGGGTCAACCACTGGAAGATCTCGACCAGTTCGGACGCCTCCACGCTCAGCGCGGCCACCAGGTTCTTCGGCGTGTGGTACTGCTCCCAGTTCCTGGCCTCGGCGAACTGCGCCAGCCGGCGCTGCAGTCCCTCCACATCAAGTTCTGTCACGGCCCCAGGTCTACCACCGCCGCTCCGTGCTCCCGCGCCGCCCACGTCCCGTCGCCGACCGCCCCCGCCAGACGGATGTGCCCGCGCCCGCACATCCGCACCGCGAGCGCCGTCAGCTCCCGCAGCTGCCGCGGGTCGAGGCTGCGGTCGAGGCCGTCGGCGAGGACGGTGAGCGTCTGGTACGCCTCGGGGACCTCCGCCACCGGGTCGACCGCGAGCACACGGGGGCCGGTGAGCAGGACCAGGGCGAGCGCCAGGTACCTCAACTCGCCCTCCCCGAGACGGTCGACGGGGGTGCGCAGACCGTCGCCGCGGTCGAGCACGGCCCGTACCGTGCCGTTGCCGAGGTCCTCCGACAGGACGTCGACGACGGGTCCCGCGCAGCCGGCCCGGGCGGCGGCGACGAGCAGCGCGTGCCGGATGCCGCACTCGGAGCGTGTGCGCCACAGGACGGCGGCGAGGTTGTCGCAGCCGCTCAGGAGCCGGTCGGCGGCGGCCGGGGCGGGGCGGCGCATGCGGTCGGGCCGGGGGTCGCAGGAGAAGACGGAGCGCAGGGCGACCACCACTTGTTCGGCGGCGGCGATGACGAGCCGCTGGCCTTCCGTCTTGCCCGCGACGCGCAGCGGCAGGAGCGCCGTGCCGAGCAGGTCGTCCGGCAGGGGCGCGCGGGTCACGGGGGTTGCCCCTGCCGTGTGCCAGGCGGCCTGGACCACGCGGCGTCCGGGGTCGCGCAGGGCGGTCTCCAAGAGAGTGCGGCCGTCGCAGGTCAACCGCTCGCCGACGATGCGCAGTTCGGGCTCGGCCTGGATCGCGAGGTCGAGGCGGACCGGGCCGACGGGCCCGGTGACGGTGCAGCCGATGCGGAAGCCGCGGCGTCGCTGCGCGTCGGGGCGGGCCCGGTCGGGGACGTAGGCGGACGGGTCGGGGAACACCTCGTCGAGGGCCGCGCCGCCGCCGAGCCGGGCCAGGCCCTCGTAGGCCTTCAGGGCGCTGGACTTGCCGCTGCCGCTCGGTCCCGCGAAGAGGGTCAGCGGGCCGAGCGGGAAGCGTGCGCTGCGGTGCGCGGCGAAGGCGGAGAGCCGCAGTTCGGTGAGGCTCGGCCGGTCCTGGGGAGCCGGGGGTGCGCCGCCGTCCCCCGCGAGCAAGGTCATGTTCCGGACGGTAGGCGGCACTCCGCCCGGAGAACCGTTCTTCCGGGCGGACCTTCCTTCGATCGGGGGACCGGAGGGCCTGGGCCGGCTGACTAGACCCGGGGAACGGCCCCCGCCACGAAGTCCTGCACCTCGGTGCCGGGAGGGGCGAGCAGGAAGACATTGCGGTCGACACGGTGCATTCCGCAGCCGAGACCGAGGACCACTCCGCTGCTGAAGTCCAGGACGCGCTTGGCGACATCGGACTCTGCGCCGCTCAGGTCGAGCAGCACGGGGATGCCCGTCATCACGGTCTCGGCGACCTCGCGGGCGTCCGCGAACACATTGATCCGCAGGACGACGAACCGTCGCCGCGCCTCGGTCTCCGCTTCGGGGACGGCCCTGTGGTCGACCGCCGACGGCCATGCGTTACGGCCGCGCAGAGGTACGACCTGGGCGAGCCCTTCCCACTGTTCGTCAGTGACGTCGTGGCTGTTCACTGCCCCCACCCCGTCCGGGCTCGTACTTTTGTCTGCACCCGCCATTCTTACGCCAAGTCACTCGTTCAGCCCAACAGCGACACGGTCCGCATCCGCCGTGGTGGCGGGTGCGGACCGTGCGGAGGGCTTGGATCCGGTGTCAGGCGGCGATCGCGACGGCGTCCACGGCCTTGACGCGCAGGGTCCTGCGGGCCGTGCCCAGACTGGTCACGAACGTGGCCGTGGCCGCCAACACCACGACCGTGAGCCAGATCCCGAGGCCCTGGTCGGGCAGGAGCGAGTCGGTGCGGACGGTGGTGAAGGGCACGATCCCCGCGAGGCCCGCCACCGTGCCGAAGAACACACCCGTCACCGTGAGGACGAGGCTCTCGACCGCGACCGTCCCGAGGACCTGGACCGGTGTGGCACCGGCGAGGCGCTGCTGGCCGAACTCGCGGACCCGATAGGAGGTCGCCGCGTACAGGGTGTTGACGAGCATGACGCAGGCGAAGACGACGATGATGCCGACGACCACGAAGTTGAGGGTCTCCAGATTCTTGTCCCCGACGGACTTGGCGACGCCGGACGCCTTGATCGCGTCGCTCTCGACGGCCTGCATGTAGAGGGTGGCCGTGGCCATGCCGGTGAACAGGATCAGCGGCATCAGGACACCGGAGAGCTGGTCGGCGCGCTGCCGCATGTTTCGCACCGTCAGATAGCCGCTCGCGCCGGTGAGCGCGGTGAGCAGGGGTTCCGTGCGGCCGAGGAAGCCGCGCAGCAGCGCCGGGGAAAGCATCGCGAAGCCTACGGAGAGCAGGATCGCGCCGTAGGCGGGCGCCGCCATCAGGGCCGCGTCGGTGGCCTTCATGGCGAAGGTGCAAAGGACACCGGCTGCGCCGACGGCGAGCGCGCCCCAGGCCACGAACTTCCGTGCCCTGCCCCGCCCTTGCCGCATCCCGGCGGCGGCCCTCGCGGCGCGCCGCACCGCGAGGAACGCGGCGCCCGCGGAGGCGAGCAGAGTGATGGCGACGCCGGACGTGAGGGCGACGGGACCGAATACGTGGCTGACGCCGTCGGCGACCTGGCCGCTGTCCTTGAACACGTCGAGCAGGGCCTGGCCGCCGAGCATCGCGGGCCCGACGGCGAGCGCCGAACCGGCGAGGGCGACGATCACGGACTCGCCGACGATCAGGCGCTTGATCTGGGCGGGGGTGGCGCCGGTGTTGCGCAGGAGGGCGATCTCGTCGCCTCGCTGACGGACGTTGACGGTCAGGGTGGAGGCGACGGCGAAGAACACGAGGAGCGTCCCGTAGCCGCCGACGACACTCGCCGCGGTGGTGAGGGTCTCGGCGCTGACGCGGTCGACGCCGGCGGCGCCCGCCGTGTCGTGCAGCGAGTTGAACGTCATGATGATCGCCGCGCCGAGGAAGGCCGACAGGAGCGTCGCGAGGAGGCGTCCGGGGCGCAGCCGGACGGAGCGCAGGGCGAGTGCGAACATCCCTCACACCCCCGCCGGCGTGCTGTCGCCGAGGTGCGCGAGGCGTTCGGCCACGGCGTCGACGGTGGGGGCGGTCATCTCCCCGGCGAGGCGGCCGTCCGCGAGGAAGAGCACGGAGTCCGCGTACGAGGCGGCGACCGGGTCGTGCGTCACCATGACGACGGTCCTGCCGTGCAGGCGCACGGCTTCCTGCAGGAGGCGCAGGACGTCGCGCGCGCTGCGGGTGTCGAGGGCGCCGGTCGGTTCGTCCGCGAAGATCACGGCGGGTTCGGTGACGAGGGCGCGGGCGATGGCGACGCGCTGGCGCTGGCCGCCGGAGAGCTGGTCGGGGCGGTGGCCGAGCCGGTCGCCGAGGCCGACCTGGGTGAGGATGTCCTGGGCGCGGGCCCGGTTGACACGCCGCCCGGCGAGCCTGAGCGGCAGGGTGGTGTTCTGCGCGACGGTCAGCGTCGGCAGCAGGTTGTACTGCTGGAAGACGAAGCCGATCCGGCGGCGGCGGAACTTGGTGAGGGCCGCCTCGGTGCCGCCCGTCATCTCCTCGCCGTCGACCATCACGATGCCGCTGTCGGGCCGGTCGAGTCCGGCCGCGCACTGCAGGAGCGTGGACTTGCCGGAGCCGGAGGGCCCCATCACTGCGGTGAACGTCCCGGCCCGCAGGCTGAGGGTCACGTCGTCGAGTGCGG
The DNA window shown above is from Streptomyces sp. NBC_01445 and carries:
- a CDS encoding nucleotide pyrophosphohydrolase, with the protein product MTELDVEGLQRRLAQFAEARNWEQYHTPKNLVAALSVEASELVEIFQWLTPEESAGVMADPDTAHRVRDEVADVLAYLLQLCEVLGIDALAALSAKIDRNEERFPVPGEG
- a CDS encoding cell division protein SepF produces the protein MNSHDVTDEQWEGLAQVVPLRGRNAWPSAVDHRAVPEAETEARRRFVVLRINVFADAREVAETVMTGIPVLLDLSGAESDVAKRVLDFSSGVVLGLGCGMHRVDRNVFLLAPPGTEVQDFVAGAVPRV
- a CDS encoding polynucleotide kinase-phosphatase, with amino-acid sequence MTTTPGSHVRTLPVTDLSLVVLVGASGSGKSTFARRHFKPTEIISSDFCRGLVADDENDQSASRDAFDVLHYIAGKRLAAGRLTVVDATNVQQESRKQLVDLARQYDVLPIAIVLDIPEEVCAARNAERADRAGMHRRVISRHTRELRRSLRHLEREGFRKVHILRGVEEADSAEVVREKRYNDLTHLTGPFDIIGDIHGCAFELETLLTRLGYADGVHPEGRTAVFVGDLVDRGPDSPGVLRRVMSMVKSGHALCVPGNHENKFGRYLKGRKVQHTHGLAETVEQFAGESEEFTQEVAEFVDGLVSHYVLDGGRLVVCHAGLPEKYHGRTSGRVRSHALYGDTTGETDEFGLPVRYPWAEDYRGSAAVVYGHTPVPQATWLNNTICLDTGAVFGGKLTALRWPERELVDVPAQKVWYEPSRPLRTEAPGGQDGRPLDLADVHGRRAVETRHAGRVAVREENAAAALEVMSRFAVDPRLVPYLPPTMAPTATSREGARGGAADEHFLEHPAEAFAQYAADGVGRVVCEEKHMGSRAVALVCRDAEVAHERFGVPEGPTGALYTRTGRSFFADEQVTEEILGRVRAAVTDAGLWDELDTDWLLLDTELMPWSLKASGLLRSQYAAVGAASGAVFPGAIAGLEAAAARGVDVGELLGRQRERAEDAAAFTDAYRRYCWTTDGLDGVRLAPFQILAVQGRSLAALPHDEQLALIDRMVEHDGSGLLQTTRRLFVDTGDEASVSAGVDWWLEMTGRGGEGMVVKPVEALTRDGKGRLVQPGIKCRGREYLRIIYGPEYTRPDHLERLRGRFLGHKRSLAVREYALGLEALDRLADGEPLWRVHEAVFAVLALESEPVDPRL
- a CDS encoding 3' terminal RNA ribose 2'-O-methyltransferase Hen1, which gives rise to MFLTISTTGTPERPATDLGFLLHKHPDNAQAFSTSHGTAHVLYPEASPERCTAALLLEVDPVALVRRGKGKGRGGAPDAALAQYVNDRPYAASSLLAVAIGNVFSSALRGQCKAMPERAEQPMPLRIEVPAVPARGGATLVRRLFEPLGWTTVTADPVALDEQFPEWGDSRYVRLVLEGELRLAEALRHLYVLLPVLDDAKHYWVSADEVDKLLRAGEGWLPTHPEQKLITSRYLSRRWALTRSAMERLELVRLANADDTDVEAIDNAVDEATDTEEQPVPLAVQRRDAITAVLRAAGAARVLDLGCGQGQLVHELLKDTRFTEVVGVDVSIRALTIAARRLKIDRMGERQAARVTLLQGSLAYTDKRLKGYDAAVLSEVIEHLDLPRLPALEYAVFGSARPRTVLVTTPNVEYNVRWETLPAGHVRHGDHRFEWTREEFRTWARAVAERHGYDVEFEPVGPDDPEVGPPTQMAVFTLTDQSSTDRTPTDQTPTDRTPADPSPKEAKAA
- a CDS encoding FtsX-like permease family protein is translated as MFALALRSVRLRPGRLLATLLSAFLGAAIIMTFNSLHDTAGAAGVDRVSAETLTTAASVVGGYGTLLVFFAVASTLTVNVRQRGDEIALLRNTGATPAQIKRLIVGESVIVALAGSALAVGPAMLGGQALLDVFKDSGQVADGVSHVFGPVALTSGVAITLLASAGAAFLAVRRAARAAAGMRQGRGRARKFVAWGALAVGAAGVLCTFAMKATDAALMAAPAYGAILLSVGFAMLSPALLRGFLGRTEPLLTALTGASGYLTVRNMRQRADQLSGVLMPLILFTGMATATLYMQAVESDAIKASGVAKSVGDKNLETLNFVVVGIIVVFACVMLVNTLYAATSYRVREFGQQRLAGATPVQVLGTVAVESLVLTVTGVFFGTVAGLAGIVPFTTVRTDSLLPDQGLGIWLTVVVLAATATFVTSLGTARRTLRVKAVDAVAIAA
- a CDS encoding LLM class F420-dependent oxidoreductase — protein: MDLRVFTEPQQGATYETLLRVAKAAEDLNYGAFFRSDHYLHMGSADGLPGPTDAWITLAGLARETRRIRLGTLMTAGTFRLPGVLAIQVAQVDQMSGGRVELGLGSGWYGAEHEAYGIPFPKEKFGRLEEQLAIVTGLWSTPVGERFNFNGTYYQLTDSPALPKPTQSKVPVLIGGHGAKRTPALAGQYADEFNIPFASLTDTEQQFKRVRAAVEQHGRSADSLVYSNALVACVGKTDADVRRRAATIGREVDELKANGLAGSPAEVVERIAAYQAVGSQRMYLQMLDLDDLDHLELIATEVMPQLS
- a CDS encoding AAA family ATPase, with product MTLLAGDGGAPPAPQDRPSLTELRLSAFAAHRSARFPLGPLTLFAGPSGSGKSSALKAYEGLARLGGGAALDEVFPDPSAYVPDRARPDAQRRRGFRIGCTVTGPVGPVRLDLAIQAEPELRIVGERLTCDGRTLLETALRDPGRRVVQAAWHTAGATPVTRAPLPDDLLGTALLPLRVAGKTEGQRLVIAAAEQVVVALRSVFSCDPRPDRMRRPAPAAADRLLSGCDNLAAVLWRTRSECGIRHALLVAAARAGCAGPVVDVLSEDLGNGTVRAVLDRGDGLRTPVDRLGEGELRYLALALVLLTGPRVLAVDPVAEVPEAYQTLTVLADGLDRSLDPRQLRELTALAVRMCGRGHIRLAGAVGDGTWAAREHGAAVVDLGP
- a CDS encoding DUF6099 family protein, which gives rise to MDAVRLIRASRRALAESQDAPAITREAWQAQALAQAMGNRLAREGPPELRGEARGLSEAGGRGCSGSALPVIGAGGIRAAQLTELPEAHKALIGLAALLGEVGIALVGIASEAEEEGDYWHCMDAIDAADESRDRVLEIIRRLGLRRDTMSESEPDSAA
- a CDS encoding ABC transporter ATP-binding protein gives rise to the protein MFRRTGRAGGSGPAGHGGEALRLVKVSKTYGAGEGAENAVTALDDVTLSLRAGTFTAVMGPSGSGKSTLLQCAAGLDRPDSGIVMVDGEEMTGGTEAALTKFRRRRIGFVFQQYNLLPTLTVAQNTTLPLRLAGRRVNRARAQDILTQVGLGDRLGHRPDQLSGGQRQRVAIARALVTEPAVIFADEPTGALDTRSARDVLRLLQEAVRLHGRTVVMVTHDPVAASYADSVLFLADGRLAGEMTAPTVDAVAERLAHLGDSTPAGV